GTCAATGCACAGGACAGGCTGTTTCAGATGGAGTTTACACGTCGCATTGCTCAGGGGCGTATAAGTGAGTTTGCTGGCGAAGATGCACTGGACAAGGACTATTTCTTGAGGGCGGTTGGCTTTTATGATAGAGCAAAGGCCTATGCAAAGATGCTATCGCCCCAATATAAAAAACTTTACCAGCGTTACGTTGATGGCGTCAACCACTACCTTGATACTCAAGGTCCTAACGTCTATATGAAACTTTTAGGCATGAAAAAAGAAAAGTGGGAAATAGCTGATTCTGTATGCGTGGGTATGATGCTTAACTGGAGCCTAGCATATAATATGTTAAAGATTGGGATTGTTAGACAGCCCTGCACGGATACAAGGTGCAATAGGATGCGGGCGAGGACCTGAACGAATGCTATTCAGCAGCCCGCAGTTGAAGGAATAATGTTTAGCTAATTAGGCACGCCGTTTGAGGCGCGCTTTGGGGTTTTTTAGGGGGCATTTAGCGTGTAAATACCCCATTAGAAAATATTATAAATTTTAAATGAAGGAACAATTATGAAAAATTTAGTAACCGGCGCAACTGGTTTTATAGGTTCAGCTCTTGTAAAAAAATTGCTTTCGCAGGGCTATAGTGTCCGTGCACTGGTGCTGCCTGGAGAGGATAGTAAGTGGCTAAAGGACGCTGGTGTTGAGGTTGTGTTTGGTGATTTAACTGAAAGAAATACTATCACTGGCATTTGCAAAAATATTGACACGGTATTTCATTGTGCTGCACGGGTGACTGATTGGGGTACCAAAAGGCAATTTTACAGAGCTATCTATCATGCTACACACAATCTTTTGGAAGAGTCAAAAGGCAATATACAGCGGTTTGTATATCTATCATCGATTGCTGCACTGGGTTTGGGGTCACATTTAAAGGGCAAAAAAGAAACCGATCCACCACAAAAATCAGGAATTCCCTATAATGATGCAAAAGCTGATACTGAAATTATGGTGCGACAATACCATGAAAATAACCAATTTGCCTGCACCATTGTTCGTCCGGCAAACGTCACCGGACCAGGAAGTGTGTGGGTGCGCGATATTGTTGCACGGTTTGCCTCAGTAACAGGGGTTCCATTAATTGATGGGGGCAGATACAGTGCAAGCCTTGTATATGTAGATAATCTTGTGGATGGCATCATACGTGCAGGGACTATGAAGATCGCAGAGGGCAAAACATACCATTTCAGAGATGACTGGAATGTTACATGGGAACGATACATCACTGATTTGGGAAAGTGTGTTGGGAAACGCCCACAAGGTAATATTCCGTATACAGTGGCATGGTATACAGCGATTGTACTGGAAGGGCTTTGCAATGCATTGCATGTTCGTTCCCCCTTAACGCGGTTAGCGGTAGCGGTAATGGGGCGCGATAATGATGTTGATACACAGCTTACACAACGTGAATTAGGATGGAAGACTATTGTAACTTATGAGGCTGCAATGGAAGAAATTGCACAATATATTCAAACGGTTTTGATGTGAAATAAATTGTATTGACTTAAAACCGCATCATAGAAATAATCAACCTTCACTGTAACCAATTCACATTTTCCCACTAAATATTTATGTTTGGATGATATGGGGTTTTATGCAGTTTTACAATAGTATAAAAAAGATACTTGCCTACATGGTGGTATGCTGCTTTAGTGTTCAGCCTGTTTTTTCGCAGAATGCTGATACGCAGAGCTATCGCACCATGAATATAGATATGCAGGTGGTATACGGGCAGTATAATGATATGCTGTCTACTGTTAATCTTTCGCAAGAGCAGGAAGGCTTTGTATATTTACTCCGGACATATTTAAAAAAATCTAATGACTATGGCTATAAAAATGAAATTTTTAAAAATACAAGCTACTACCAAAACCGTATAGGCTTTACTGGCAATATAACTGCTTCGGAAACATGGAAATCCATTTTTGACATTAATGTGCACAATGATTCTTACGGTATGGCAGACAATCCTGTGTTCAGCCGTGAAGAAAAAGATAATGTTATAGCAGACTGGAAAAATATTGTAAAATATAGCCCCTCATTTGAGATGTTTTATGTCATTGGCGGGGCGCAGTATTATCACCGTTTAACTGGTACCACAACAGAAGGTGAAGAGAGCCGTGTATATCAGGGGCACGGTCAAATAGGTGGCGAATATATCTGGTCGGCTTCCAACCGTTTTAAGTATTCATCAACATTCTATGGCTATAAGTAT
The genomic region above belongs to Spirochaetota bacterium and contains:
- a CDS encoding penicillin acylase family protein; its protein translation is VNAQDRLFQMEFTRRIAQGRISEFAGEDALDKDYFLRAVGFYDRAKAYAKMLSPQYKKLYQRYVDGVNHYLDTQGPNVYMKLLGMKKEKWEIADSVCVGMMLNWSLAYNMLKIGIVRQPCTDTRCNRMRART
- a CDS encoding NAD-dependent epimerase/dehydratase family protein, giving the protein MKNLVTGATGFIGSALVKKLLSQGYSVRALVLPGEDSKWLKDAGVEVVFGDLTERNTITGICKNIDTVFHCAARVTDWGTKRQFYRAIYHATHNLLEESKGNIQRFVYLSSIAALGLGSHLKGKKETDPPQKSGIPYNDAKADTEIMVRQYHENNQFACTIVRPANVTGPGSVWVRDIVARFASVTGVPLIDGGRYSASLVYVDNLVDGIIRAGTMKIAEGKTYHFRDDWNVTWERYITDLGKCVGKRPQGNIPYTVAWYTAIVLEGLCNALHVRSPLTRLAVAVMGRDNDVDTQLTQRELGWKTIVTYEAAMEEIAQYIQTVLM